A window from Candidatus Nitrospira neomarina encodes these proteins:
- a CDS encoding magnesium transporter MgtE N-terminal domain-containing protein, with protein sequence MNLTQQLRQTFIQEHPLEAARYVEELPAQSAGEMLQTLDPQDIAAFLEYCLPGPAAEILKQYPPATSAVILSRLSSRSARAILRQYDSSTQTSLLDQVDPAIGAHLRRSINLPDHTAGSLADPHVLTLPPDITVAKALQRVTQTVGQAIYYLYIIDHQTILRGVILMKELFGAESTITVSSIMQQDVKAIPASANALDIVAHPAWAQYDSLPVIDQDRTFIGALRHRTLRQFLQSRTGEYQPAFLSDALLQLWEAYSLSGIGLMTALGESLSTSTPPTSPRKEQETP encoded by the coding sequence ATGAATTTGACCCAACAGCTCCGGCAAACCTTTATCCAGGAACATCCATTAGAGGCCGCACGCTACGTGGAGGAACTTCCGGCCCAGTCGGCGGGAGAAATGTTGCAGACCCTGGACCCTCAAGATATCGCCGCCTTTCTGGAGTATTGTCTTCCCGGCCCAGCGGCCGAAATTCTTAAACAGTATCCACCAGCAACCAGCGCGGTCATCCTCAGCCGGTTATCCTCCCGTTCGGCACGGGCTATCCTCCGTCAGTATGATTCCTCCACACAAACTTCTCTCCTGGATCAGGTTGACCCGGCCATCGGGGCACATCTTCGGCGATCAATCAATTTGCCGGATCATACCGCCGGCAGCCTCGCCGATCCGCATGTCCTGACACTTCCCCCGGACATCACCGTCGCCAAGGCCTTACAGCGGGTGACCCAAACCGTCGGGCAAGCCATCTATTATTTATACATCATTGATCATCAGACCATCCTGCGCGGAGTCATCCTCATGAAAGAGCTGTTTGGAGCCGAATCGACGATCACCGTGTCCTCCATCATGCAGCAGGACGTTAAAGCGATCCCGGCTTCGGCCAATGCCCTCGACATTGTCGCCCACCCCGCATGGGCTCAATACGACAGCCTTCCGGTCATTGATCAAGACCGTACGTTTATTGGCGCGCTTCGACATCGAACACTGAGGCAATTTCTCCAGTCACGTACCGGCGAGTATCAACCGGCATTTCTCTCCGATGCCCTCTTACAACTGTGGGAAGCGTATTCCCTCTCAGGAATTGGCCTGATGACCGCACTGGGAGAATCCCTGAGCACCTCAACACCGCCCACCTCTCCCCGGAAAGAACAGGAAACACCATGA
- a CDS encoding mechanosensitive ion channel family protein, with amino-acid sequence MDITLWTATLEESVEYSFKLFMAYLPKGLGALMLLGMGILLGKIVEAGTSRVLHMIGVDRLLGGTGVLTLLKKIGSHKTISQIVGLLGFWLVFLLFLISATEALSLALLSETLTGLVHYLPKIGMAILILVLGLLATNFVRDLISVACDSSGIRQGTIIAQTVYIAATLLVLVTAINELGIDTSLLNQIIVILIAGLIAGAALSFGIGSRSAVRNLIAAHYIQPIVRIGEKIQVGAYNGTVTAITPMVVVLDTAKGRVVIPAAQFTEVTSILSPTEG; translated from the coding sequence ATGGATATCACCCTTTGGACCGCAACTCTTGAGGAATCGGTTGAGTACAGTTTCAAACTGTTTATGGCCTATCTTCCCAAAGGCCTCGGGGCCTTGATGTTGTTAGGCATGGGAATCCTCTTGGGAAAAATCGTTGAAGCGGGAACGAGCCGTGTGTTGCATATGATTGGGGTCGATCGTTTGCTGGGCGGCACCGGTGTTCTCACGCTGCTCAAAAAAATCGGTAGCCATAAAACAATTTCACAAATTGTCGGCCTTCTAGGATTTTGGCTGGTCTTTCTCCTCTTTCTGATATCCGCCACCGAAGCCTTAAGTCTCGCCCTGTTGTCCGAAACGTTAACCGGACTGGTCCACTATCTGCCCAAAATCGGCATGGCTATCCTTATTCTCGTTCTGGGCCTCCTAGCCACGAACTTTGTACGCGACCTGATCTCTGTTGCGTGTGATTCTTCCGGAATCCGGCAAGGCACCATCATTGCGCAAACGGTTTATATAGCCGCTACTCTGCTTGTTCTGGTGACGGCCATCAATGAGTTGGGAATTGACACGTCGCTGCTGAATCAAATCATTGTCATTCTCATTGCCGGACTCATTGCCGGAGCCGCCTTATCATTCGGAATCGGTTCTCGTTCAGCCGTGAGGAACCTGATTGCTGCCCACTACATTCAGCCCATTGTCCGAATCGGGGAAAAAATTCAGGTTGGCGCCTACAATGGCACCGTCACAGCCATCACTCCCATGGTCGTCGTCCTGGATACGGCAAAAGGAAGGGTCGTGATTCCTGCCGCGCAATTTACTGAAGTCACCAGCATTCTTTCTCCAACGGAAGGATAG
- a CDS encoding mechanosensitive ion channel family protein, whose translation MDLSTVLNALDHFFTYPLFTINQTPITLSSLAFFVFILGGFMIINTLIRRFLINQLLKRSRMPKATQYTLTRLIQYFLILIGTVIAFQVIGVDLSGLVVIFGFLSVGIGFGLQNLTSNFIAGLMLLFEQHIQIGDRITVGDTEGDVAEINIRSTTIRSLNNVAIVVPNSEFISSTVVNWSHGDPKTRLEIEVGVSYNSDLDKVIQSLLEAAKENPMVLPHPEPKAWLMSFGDSAWNMRLLAWVEDPQGRRQIQSDINCAIVKKFRRNGVEIPFPQRDLHVRTSVPLSLSSSST comes from the coding sequence ATGGATCTTTCAACGGTCCTGAACGCCTTGGATCACTTTTTTACCTACCCCTTATTTACCATCAACCAGACCCCGATTACCCTCTCGTCTCTGGCATTTTTTGTCTTCATTCTGGGTGGCTTTATGATCATCAACACCCTGATACGACGTTTTCTGATCAACCAATTACTCAAACGCTCCAGGATGCCCAAGGCGACACAATACACCTTAACCCGCCTCATTCAATACTTCCTGATTCTTATCGGGACCGTGATTGCCTTTCAAGTCATCGGCGTCGACCTGAGCGGCCTCGTGGTCATTTTTGGATTTCTCTCCGTCGGAATCGGATTCGGCCTGCAAAATCTGACGTCCAATTTCATCGCGGGACTCATGTTGCTGTTCGAACAACACATCCAGATTGGGGACCGCATCACCGTGGGAGACACCGAGGGAGATGTGGCAGAAATCAACATTCGATCCACCACCATTCGTTCTCTGAACAACGTGGCTATCGTCGTTCCCAATTCCGAATTTATCTCTTCCACGGTGGTCAACTGGTCTCACGGTGACCCCAAAACCCGATTGGAGATTGAAGTTGGAGTCTCTTACAATTCAGATTTAGACAAGGTGATACAGTCACTTTTGGAAGCGGCAAAAGAAAACCCTATGGTGTTACCCCACCCGGAACCGAAAGCCTGGCTGATGAGTTTCGGAGATTCTGCCTGGAATATGCGTTTATTAGCCTGGGTGGAAGATCCACAAGGCAGAAGGCAGATTCAATCCGATATTAATTGCGCCATCGTCAAGAAATTTCGGAGAAATGGTGTGGAAATTCCCTTCCCTCAAAGAGATCTTCATGTCCGAACCTCCGTACCTTTGTCCCTCTCATCCTCCTCGACCTGA
- a CDS encoding CDP-alcohol phosphatidyltransferase family protein — MVRKLSGADIPINLPNSLTVLRILLVPVFVGFLLYEYYDYALVTLLVAAVTDGLDGAIARITDQRTRLGEYLDPLADKLLLMSAIVTLSVLHFIPIWAVILVVSRDAILLTGTILANLTEIDIDITPTWLGKGTTFAQICYVIIVILFATGRVPSESIIPFLSVMVILTTGSGVHYLFRGIQRLNSSGKK; from the coding sequence ATGGTCCGCAAGTTATCGGGTGCCGACATTCCAATCAACCTTCCCAACAGCCTCACAGTCCTCCGAATTCTCCTTGTTCCGGTCTTCGTTGGGTTTTTGCTCTACGAATACTATGATTATGCCCTCGTGACATTATTAGTCGCGGCGGTGACCGATGGCCTGGATGGGGCCATTGCCCGTATCACCGATCAGCGCACTCGCCTTGGCGAGTATCTCGATCCTCTGGCTGACAAATTACTCCTCATGTCGGCCATCGTGACCTTATCGGTTCTCCATTTTATTCCGATCTGGGCAGTGATTCTTGTGGTGAGTCGTGACGCCATTCTCCTCACAGGGACCATTTTGGCTAATTTGACGGAAATCGATATTGATATTACTCCCACCTGGTTGGGAAAGGGTACCACTTTTGCCCAAATTTGCTATGTCATCATAGTGATACTCTTTGCAACCGGGCGTGTTCCTTCCGAAAGCATCATTCCCTTTCTCTCGGTAATGGTTATTCTGACAACCGGTTCTGGAGTGCATTATCTATTCCGGGGAATTCAACGGCTCAATTCGTCAGGCAAGAAATAA